The Pseudomonas graminis region AAGGGATCTACACCGACCAGAAATTCGCTCAAGGCTATCGGTTTCAACCTGGTATCACTGATGCTGAACAAGCCTTGGCCTGGCGAGCCATTACCAGTCGCATACATCGCCATCAAGGCCTGATCTTCGCGCAACTCATGCACGCAGGGGCCTTGAGTCAGGGAAACCGGTTCCTGAGCGAGACGGCCGGCCCTTCTGCCATACGTCCCAAAGGTGAGCAGATGAAGTTCTACTATGGCGAGGGCCAATACGCCGTACCCAGGGTCATGACCGATGAAGACATCGCCGATGCGATTGAAGGATTCGGCAATGCCGCAAGATTGGCAGTCGGGAGCGCAGGGTTCGATGGCGTAGAAATTCATGGCGCCAACGGCTATCTGCTTGATCAATTCCTCACTGACTATACGAACCTGCGAACAGACCGCTGGGGCGCAAGCGTCCGCGATCGAATTGCCCTGACTCTTGAGGTGATCAAGGCCGTAAGAGCAGTGGTAGGGGGCGCTCGCGTGGGTGTTCGAATTTCACAGGGCAAGGTCAACGATTACGCACACAAATGGGCTGAAGGCGAAGCTGCCGCCGAGACCATTTTTGGATCGCTGGAAGACGCAGGTATCCAGTACATTCATGTCACAGAACACAAAGCGTGGGAGCCTGCGTTCAGCGAGAGCGGCCCCAGCCTGGTCAGCCTGGCTCGTCGATATGCTCCACGGGTCGCCATAGTCGCCAATGGCGGGCTGGACAACCCTCAGCATGCCGAGCACGTTCTCAATGACGGCGCTGACATCGTTGCACTGGGTAAAGGCGCGCTGGCTAATCCTGATTACCCGAACCGGCTGTTGATGAATCAGCCCATGAAGGAGTTTGACTTCTCACTGCTTGGCCCTATCGCAAACATCAAAGATAGTGAGCTGGCTTAAGATTAAGTCGCTATTGAAGTCCAAAAACAGGGATTCAGTGACGTCTGCGTTGGGTCAATGGCAGTGGTTCGCGAGAGACGGCTAGGGGTCGACAGCGGTTGATCATGAACGTCTGCTTTTGGCCGATAGCTCCCCGTCACCCGCACTAACCCGATGCAGGCACTCACCCCATCTATTTCCCGCCACACTCCTGCGCTCAAGCAAACGGCAGTGGCCCGCGGAATGTGCCGATGGGCACCCAGTGGGTAATCAGACCGGTATCCACCTTCCAGTGATGCAGGAGTAACGCCGGCGGCTCCACATACGACGCCTCTTCAGCCTCTGCATCCAGGGCCAACCCGATGGCAGTCGTTGTGCTGGGCGCAGTGCAGAGGACTGTGCCGCCAAAACGTAATTGCATCGAGCGGTGAATGTGTCCGCACACCACACGTTCGATCGCCGGATAGCGCTGCACCACTTCGCGCAGCCGCTCCGAGTTCCGGCAGGCATACGTATCGATGTAAGGAATGCCACTGAGGAACGGTGGCTGGTGCAGCATGACCAGAGTCGGGCGCGTCGGCTCCTGGGCAAGTGCCGCATCGAGCCAGGCCCCAGCCGCCTCGGTCATGTCGCCGTGGTGTTCCAGGGGTACGGTCACATCCACACCAATGATCCGTACCGGTCCGAGGTCATCGGCGACGAAGTGCCACGGGCCTGCCGTTGAAGAGAGATACGGCTGGGAAAAGGTAGAACCCATTAATGTTCGGTCATCATGGTTCCCGGGAATCATCAACAACGGCTGCTCGATGCCGGCCAGCAATTCACGCGCCATTGCATACTCTTGCGGTAGACCCTCATCCACCAGGTCGCCGGTGATGATCACGACATCGGGTCGCGGCAAAAGCTTGTTCAGGTGTGCAATGGCTTGCTCGCACATCGTGTTTGAATCAACCAGCCCCTGATAAAGCATGCCTTGCGGCCTGATATGCAGATCGGAAAGGTGGGCAATCAGCACGG contains the following coding sequences:
- a CDS encoding NADH:flavin oxidoreductase, whose product is MNTPGKKILDTFDIGDLKLKNRLAVAPMTRVSATEQGSASETMGRYYERFAKGGFGLVITEGIYTDQKFAQGYRFQPGITDAEQALAWRAITSRIHRHQGLIFAQLMHAGALSQGNRFLSETAGPSAIRPKGEQMKFYYGEGQYAVPRVMTDEDIADAIEGFGNAARLAVGSAGFDGVEIHGANGYLLDQFLTDYTNLRTDRWGASVRDRIALTLEVIKAVRAVVGGARVGVRISQGKVNDYAHKWAEGEAAAETIFGSLEDAGIQYIHVTEHKAWEPAFSESGPSLVSLARRYAPRVAIVANGGLDNPQHAEHVLNDGADIVALGKGALANPDYPNRLLMNQPMKEFDFSLLGPIANIKDSELA
- a CDS encoding phosphodiesterase; protein product: MLIAHLSDLHIRPQGMLYQGLVDSNTMCEQAIAHLNKLLPRPDVVIITGDLVDEGLPQEYAMARELLAGIEQPLLMIPGNHDDRTLMGSTFSQPYLSSTAGPWHFVADDLGPVRIIGVDVTVPLEHHGDMTEAAGAWLDAALAQEPTRPTLVMLHQPPFLSGIPYIDTYACRNSERLREVVQRYPAIERVVCGHIHRSMQLRFGGTVLCTAPSTTTAIGLALDAEAEEASYVEPPALLLHHWKVDTGLITHWVPIGTFRGPLPFA